CAAGAATACTGGTAAATGTATCACCTGAGCTGCAGGCCACACATGCTCACAAGTGTGTCCCTGCCATAGGTGGCTTTGAAGCCATATACATGGCTCTCCAGCTCTCGTGGGGGGCCAGGGGCTTCTGTGTGCTCTTCAAAGCCTTCACCCATTGGGCCTCTGTCCATCTTTCCAGCCTGGGGACCCAATATTTGCCCCacaaggcccaggcaggagggccTCCAGCACGCGCAGCCCTGACCACACTGTGAGCAGCTCACTTGGCAAGGGTGAAGGGCCGGAGTGGCGTCCTCCTGCTATGGCTGCCTTCCAGCCTCTACCACCCCTGGGGGCCTCCTCCAAGGAGCAGGTGGTTAGATGTCCTCTTGTGCCCGCACACAGGgcagggtggaggaggaggaatcGGAACCCAGCCCATGCTTCTGCCCCCACCTGGCACCCCAAGGTTTCCTCTCAGGCAACAAGGAGCACACGAAGTGAGCCCCTGTACACAGGTGGCTGGGATGTGTTCATCTTCCACAGGGAGGCGAGTGCTGGGGACGAGGACAAAGGCCTACACCCAGTCCCAGCTCTGACACTGCCTTGCTGAGTCACCCCTCAGCCCTAACGCCTCCTGGAGGAGACAAGCAGATAGGGTGCCCCAGAGAGGAGCTGTGTCACTAAGGGCCAGGACACCCCATCTCTGGGTCACACTTGGCCACGGCTTCACTTTTGGCTTCAGTTTGTTTACTGAACAGAAGGGAGAGGGGCCCTGTGAGACAGAGGACACTGACTCAGGTTGGGGAGTGGCCCTCACTGTACAGAGTCCGTGGCTGGGGACCAAGTGGCACTGAGACTCGCCCAAAGTCACATCACAGAGCTGGGGTGCCTTGCTGACTCCCTGGCCCCAATCTGCTTTTCCATTTGTCGAATGCACACTCGCACACTGGCTGCAGcagctgtgggggtgggggggtccaGGGCTGGCTGTCACTTGGCCTCCTGCAGAGGTAAGCTGAGGGCTATGTTGGACCCGCCAGAAGTCAGGTGACAGCTGCTTTCCCTTTCAGGATCGGGAGGGAGTCACCTGAGGGTATATTCTCAGTGGGCTAAACATGACATGCGAGAGCCCAGCTCTCCAAGcggccccttcctcctcctcacacCAAGGCACTTTCAGAAGCCGCTGGATTCCGACTGGGGCTCTGCCACTTCATCGCCGGTGCCTCTGCTGTGCTGGCTCACCTCTTCTGAGGGTGCGGAAGCAAACCCAGGTCAAGCTGTGAGGAGTGCCCAGCACCTGGCCAGAGCCAGGTACATGCCAGCTATTATTATGATGAGCCCAACTGCAACAGGAGAACACACTTAGTGCGACATGCAGCTGTAGCCTGGCGTTGGGCACCTCCCCATGCTCCGAGAATTCTATTTGGAGAAGCCCTTCTCCATTGTCTCAGTCACTTCAGGGTGCAGGAAGCGGCTGGCCAACCGTTCGATGTCGTCCAGCGTCAGGCGGCTCAGGGACCTCTCGTAATCCTGGGGAGAGAAGGGCAGGAAGATTGAGGGGCTGCCAGTGGGGGGCCATACACTGCAACAGAGGTAGGGGCTGGGAGCAACTGGGCCAGGAGAGGATGCTCAGGGTTACGCTTCTCACCCTCTGCAGCTGTTCCAGGACCCTGCTGGCATCTGCCGCACTGAAGTGGCGGGCCAAGACTTTGGAGATCAGCTGCCAGACCTGCGGGGGTGGAGAGTCGGCCAGCCTCTGGGCCTCGCCTTCTTCTAGTAGCACCTTCTCCAGGGGTTTGACCACTAGGTTGAGCTTGGAGTTGGGCC
This genomic stretch from Pongo pygmaeus isolate AG05252 chromosome X, NHGRI_mPonPyg2-v2.0_pri, whole genome shotgun sequence harbors:
- the UBL4A gene encoding ubiquitin-like protein 4A codes for the protein MQLTVKALQGRECSLQVPEDELVSTLKQLVSEKLNVPVRQQRLLFKGKALADGKRLSDYSIGPNSKLNLVVKPLEKVLLEEGEAQRLADSPPPQVWQLISKVLARHFSAADASRVLEQLQRDYERSLSRLTLDDIERLASRFLHPEVTETMEKGFSK